From a region of the Longimicrobium sp. genome:
- a CDS encoding twin-arginine translocase TatA/TatE family subunit, with translation MPFGLGFGELVLIFGVLLLLFGAKRLPELAGGMGKGIRDFKRSLNGLDDESIQANAQQNYLQSPPPPPAATHVPTPVESEPTRVG, from the coding sequence ATGCCTTTCGGACTTGGTTTCGGCGAACTGGTACTGATCTTCGGCGTGCTGCTGCTTCTGTTCGGCGCCAAGCGGCTGCCTGAGCTGGCCGGCGGCATGGGCAAGGGAATCCGCGACTTCAAGCGCTCGCTGAACGGGCTGGACGACGAGAGCATCCAGGCCAACGCGCAGCAGAACTACCTGCAGTCGCCGCCTCCGCCCCCGGCCGCCACGCACGTTCCCACGCCGGTCGAGAGCGAGCCGACCCGCGTCGGCTGA